In Nymphaea colorata isolate Beijing-Zhang1983 chromosome 3, ASM883128v2, whole genome shotgun sequence, a genomic segment contains:
- the LOC116250052 gene encoding pentatricopeptide repeat-containing protein At3g02330, mitochondrial translates to MVITMFLYSTILRRLPFRRLPVSFFSASLPYLSVRQKTYSHLLQEITSQQAAEAGKQAHAHMITSGFNPTIFVYNCLISMYIKTSNLAYACQVFDRMPERDLISWNTLLAGYAQSGLMDVANAVFQSMFDRDIISWNSMIAGYLHNGDCWVSIDLFSQMRQAGIEPDRISFAIILKACASLDGIVSGICVHCLSLKMGFGSDVFTGSALVDMYAKCRELGAAYQVFHEMPEKNWVSWSAMIAGYAQNDQSWHGLELFIEMQRAGVGVSQSTYASIFRCCACARALESGYAAHGHALKANFDLDVVVGTAIIDMYAKCGRLDYARQVFVLLPEHTLQSWNSIIIGHVRNSQAFEALILFSKMQSSIIGVDEITLSGVLSACAGARCLSQGLQVHALVVKTRYESDICVANALLDMYAKCGFINAACDVFNRMERKDSVSWNAIVSAHEQNGLHYKTLLYFNEMRRWSMEPDEFTYGSVMKSCATLSSLNLGMEIHSCIVKSALGSDLFVCGALIDMYCKCGSVKDAHIIHERIGKQSLVSWNAIVSGFSQQKQSEEALTFFYKMLEAGLKPDHFTYATVLDACANLASISLGRQIHCQIIKEDLRGDLFISSTLVDMYSKCGCMHDSLQMFRKMSNKDHVSWNAMINGYAQHGLGAEALAIFKLMQQEKVQPNHATFVAVLRACAYVGLFDEGAHYFQLMSNQYGLNPQIEHYACMVDIYGRSGKICDAMALIKKMPFEADAVIWRTLLCACRDCANVEVAEIAAKSILKLDPYDSAIYILLSNVYAEAGMWMEVSNMRQMMKQKRLKKEPGCSWIEVRNQLHAFLVGDHAHPRSEDIYKMLNCLISDMKFVGYIPCDIDTYDEEENL, encoded by the coding sequence ATGGTAATTACAATGTTCCTCTACTCTACGATTCTTCGTCGTCTTCCATTCCGACGACTCCCAGTTTCCTTCTTCTCTGCATCTCTTCCTTATCTCTCAGTTCGCCAGAAGACGTACTCTCACTTGCTTCAAGAAATCACAAGCCAACAGGCAGCGGAAGCAGGGAAGCAGGCACACGCGCACATGATCACGTCAGGTTTCAATCCCACCATCTTCGTCTACAATTGCTTGATTAGTATGTATATTAAAACATCAAACTTGGCATATGCGTGCCAAGTATTCGACAGAATGCCTGAACGTGACCTCATTTCGTGGAACACTCTCCTTGCCGGCTATGCGCAGTCTGGCTTGATGGACGTTGCAAATGCGGTCTTTCAATCGATGTTCGATAGAGACATCATCTCGTGGAACTCTATGATCGCTGGATATCTGCACAATGGGGACTGTTGGGTGTCGATAGATCTCTTCAGTCAGATGAGGCAAGCAGGTATTGAGCCAGACCGTATATCATTTGCAATTATTCTTAAAGCATGTGCAAGTTTGGATGGGATTGTGTCGGGAATTTGTGTTCATTGTCTTTCCTTGAAGATGGGTTTTGGTTCAGATGTGTTCACTGGTAGTGCTCTTGTTGATATGTATGCAAAATGCAGGGAACTGGGAGCTGCATATCAGGTATTTCATGAGATGCCGGAAAAGAATTGGGTTTCGTGGAGTGCTATGATTGCTGGTTATGCTCAAAATGATCAATCGTGGCATGGTTTGGAACTGTTTATAGAGATGCAGCGAGCTGGAGTTGGAGTAAGCCAATCTACTTATGCAAGCATTTTTAGGTGTTGTGCTTGTGCGAGAGCTCTGGAATCGGGCTATGCAGCTCATGGGCATGCATTGAAAGCTAATTTTGACTTGGATGTAGTTGTAGGAACTGCTATCATTgatatgtatgcaaaatgtggtAGGTTGGATTATGCTAGACAAGTATTTGTTTTGTTGCCCGAACATACTTTACAGTCCTGGAATTCTATTATTATTGGTCATGTGAGAAACAGTCAAGCGTTTGAAGCATTAATATTGTTTTCTAAAATGCAGAGTTCAATAATTGGTGTGGATGAAATCACCTTATCGGGTGTTTTAAGTGCATGTGCGGGAGCTCGATGCCTTTCTCAGGGACTACAAGTTCATGCCCTTGTAGTTAAAACAAGATACGAGTCAGATATCTGTGTGGCCAATGCCCTCCTCgatatgtatgcaaaatgtggatTTATAAATGCAGCCTGTGATGTTTTTAACAGAATGGAGAGAAAAGATTCTGTTTCATGGAATGCAATAGTTTCAGCACATGAGCAGAATGGGCTTCATTACAAGACACTGTTGTACTTCAATGAGATGCGAAGGTGGTCAATGGAACCGGATGAGTTTACATATGGCAGTGTTATGAAGTCTTGTGCTACTTTGAGTTCTTTGAATCTGGGAATGGAGATACACAGCTGCATTGTCAAATCTGCACTGGGTTCTGACTTATTTGTCTGTGGCGCACTCATTGACATGTACTGCAAATGCGGTTCTGTTAAGGATGCACATATAATTCATGAACGAATTGGTAAGCAGTCGTTGGTGTCCTGGAATGCAATAGTATCTGGATTTTCACAGCAGAAACAGAGCGAAGAAGCTCTTACGTTCTTCTATAAAATGTTGGAAGCAGGATTGAAGCCAGATCATTTTACATATGCGACAGTCCTTGATGCTTGTGCAAACTTAGCTAGCATAAGTCTAGGAAGGCAAATCCATTGTCAGATTATAAAGGAAGACTTACGGGGAGACCTCTTTATATCTAGCACTCTTGTGGACATGTATTCGAAGTGTGGCTGCATGCATGATTCCTTGCAGATGTTCAGGAAAATGTCAAACAAGGATCATGTTTCTTGGAATGCCATGATAAATGGATATGCTCAGCATGGTCTTGGAGCAGAGGCATTGGCTATCTTTAAACTTATGCAACAAGAGAAGGTGCAGCCAAACCATGCAACCTTTGTTGCAGTTCTTCGGGCTTGTGCATATGTGGGTTTATTTGATGAGGGGGCACATTATTTCCAATTGATGAGCAATCAATATGGACTAAACCCACAGATTGAGCACTATGCTTGCATGGTTGATATATATGGTAGATCTGGGAAAATTTGTGATGCCATGGCACTTATCAAAAAGATGCCATTTGAAGCTGATGCTGTCATATGGAGAACTCTGCTCTGTGCATGCAGAGATTGTGCCAATGTGGAGGTTGCAGAAATAGCTGCCAAATCCATACTGAAACTGGACCCATATGACTCAGCTATCTACATTTTGTTATCAAATGTTTATGCAGAAGCAGGCATGTGGATGGAGGTCTCCAATATGAGACAGATGATGAAGCAGAAGAGGCTTAAGAAGGAGCCTGGATGTAGCTGGATAGAAGTGAGAAACCAGTTACATGCATTTCTTGTTGGTGACCATGCTCACCCAAGATCTGAGGACATATATAAGATGCTTAATTGCCTGATCAGCGATATGAAATTTGTTGGTTATATTCCTTGTGACATTGATACATACGATGAGGAAGAAAACCTGTAA